In a genomic window of Tachysurus vachellii isolate PV-2020 chromosome 13, HZAU_Pvac_v1, whole genome shotgun sequence:
- the ap1ar gene encoding AP-1 complex-associated regulatory protein isoform X4, protein MGTCWTQCTEIFRREATRIQRGGGGSKYFRRGTTGEHYTIEFENLVESDEGESSQSCARPISEEEIGHLKEQRYTAIADKQTLIDEKLNAELVAQEEKLRLEEEALVTAQREAARLTKERKLKEQLAQKRCEAEGISSHRKQPSGGDFETYLQSVKAQSEAFRSSRLSSETNLVTPNTESSWDFTCRTRSTNDDATSLDLEWEDEEGMNRTGAAWERSKTEEDILRAALGPTGKALGSGPTSASEDSNALEWENDFVSAHAEDSSEQFDEEFEGFVNPVLDTPSEAESNADQQDR, encoded by the exons ATGGGGACCTGCTGGACTCAGTGCACTGAGATATTCAGGAGAGAAGCCACCAGGATccagagaggaggaggagg GTCTAAGTACTTTAGACGGGGCACAACTGGAGAACATTATACAATAGAG tttgAGAATCTTGTGGAGAGCGATGAG ggtGAGAGTTCCCAAAGTTGTGCCAG GCCCATCAGTGAGGAGGAGATTGGCCATCTGAAGGAACAGCGCTATACTGCTATTGCCGATAAGCAGACACTGATTGATGAGAAGCTGAATGCAGAG TTAGTGGCACAAGAGGAGAAGTTAAGGCTAGAAGAGGAGGCTTTAGTCACAGCTCAGCGCGAGGCTGCCAGGCTCACAAAGGAGCGAAAGCTAAAGGAG CAGCTTGCACAGAAGAGATGCGAAGCAGAGGGCATCAGCTCACACCGAAAACA GCCATCAGGGGGAGATTTTGAAACATACCTGCAGAGTGTAAAGGCTCAGTCGGAGGCGTTCCGCAGTAGCA GACTGTCCTCTGAGACAAATCTAGTGACTCCTAACACCGAGAGCAGCTGGGATTTCACCTGCAGAACTCGCTCCACTAATGACGATGCCACCTCGCTTGACCTCGAGTGGGAGGATGAGGAGG GTATGAATCGGACAGGTGCTGCATGGGAGCGATCCAAGACAGAGGAGGACATCCTGCGTGCTGCACTCGGTCCCACTGGTAAAGCGCTGGGCAGTGGACCAACCTCTGCTTCGGAGGACTCCAACGCTCTGGAATGGGAGAATGACTTTGTCAGTGCACATGCTGAAGACAGTAGTGAGCAATTTGATGAGGAGTTTGAGGGATTTGTTAATCCAGTTCTGGACACTCCATCTGAGGCAGAGTCTAATGCTGACCAGCAGGACAGATAA
- the ap1ar gene encoding AP-1 complex-associated regulatory protein isoform X6, with product MGTCWTQCTEIFRREATRIQRGGGGSKYFRRGTTGEHYTIEFENLVESDEGESSQSCARPISEEEIGHLKEQRYTAIADKQTLIDEKLNAELVAQEEKLRLEEEALVTAQREAARLTKERKLKEQLAQKRCEAEGISSHRKHRPSGGDFETYLQSVKAQSEAFRSSSMNRTGAAWERSKTEEDILRAALGPTGKALGSGPTSASEDSNALEWENDFVSAHAEDSSEQFDEEFEGFVNPVLDTPSEAESNADQQDR from the exons ATGGGGACCTGCTGGACTCAGTGCACTGAGATATTCAGGAGAGAAGCCACCAGGATccagagaggaggaggagg GTCTAAGTACTTTAGACGGGGCACAACTGGAGAACATTATACAATAGAG tttgAGAATCTTGTGGAGAGCGATGAG ggtGAGAGTTCCCAAAGTTGTGCCAG GCCCATCAGTGAGGAGGAGATTGGCCATCTGAAGGAACAGCGCTATACTGCTATTGCCGATAAGCAGACACTGATTGATGAGAAGCTGAATGCAGAG TTAGTGGCACAAGAGGAGAAGTTAAGGCTAGAAGAGGAGGCTTTAGTCACAGCTCAGCGCGAGGCTGCCAGGCTCACAAAGGAGCGAAAGCTAAAGGAG CAGCTTGCACAGAAGAGATGCGAAGCAGAGGGCATCAGCTCACACCGAAAACA cagGCCATCAGGGGGAGATTTTGAAACATACCTGCAGAGTGTAAAGGCTCAGTCGGAGGCGTTCCGCAGTAGCA GTATGAATCGGACAGGTGCTGCATGGGAGCGATCCAAGACAGAGGAGGACATCCTGCGTGCTGCACTCGGTCCCACTGGTAAAGCGCTGGGCAGTGGACCAACCTCTGCTTCGGAGGACTCCAACGCTCTGGAATGGGAGAATGACTTTGTCAGTGCACATGCTGAAGACAGTAGTGAGCAATTTGATGAGGAGTTTGAGGGATTTGTTAATCCAGTTCTGGACACTCCATCTGAGGCAGAGTCTAATGCTGACCAGCAGGACAGATAA
- the ap1ar gene encoding AP-1 complex-associated regulatory protein isoform X1 yields the protein MGTCWTQCTEIFRREATRIQRGGGGSKYFRRGTTGEHYTIEFENLVESDEGESSQSCARPISEEEIGHLKEQRYTAIADKQTLIDEKLNAELVAQEEKLRLEEEALVTAQREAARLTKERKLKEQQLAQKRCEAEGISSHRKHRPSGGDFETYLQSVKAQSEAFRSSRLSSETNLVTPNTESSWDFTCRTRSTNDDATSLDLEWEDEEGMNRTGAAWERSKTEEDILRAALGPTGKALGSGPTSASEDSNALEWENDFVSAHAEDSSEQFDEEFEGFVNPVLDTPSEAESNADQQDR from the exons ATGGGGACCTGCTGGACTCAGTGCACTGAGATATTCAGGAGAGAAGCCACCAGGATccagagaggaggaggagg GTCTAAGTACTTTAGACGGGGCACAACTGGAGAACATTATACAATAGAG tttgAGAATCTTGTGGAGAGCGATGAG ggtGAGAGTTCCCAAAGTTGTGCCAG GCCCATCAGTGAGGAGGAGATTGGCCATCTGAAGGAACAGCGCTATACTGCTATTGCCGATAAGCAGACACTGATTGATGAGAAGCTGAATGCAGAG TTAGTGGCACAAGAGGAGAAGTTAAGGCTAGAAGAGGAGGCTTTAGTCACAGCTCAGCGCGAGGCTGCCAGGCTCACAAAGGAGCGAAAGCTAAAGGAG CAGCAGCTTGCACAGAAGAGATGCGAAGCAGAGGGCATCAGCTCACACCGAAAACA cagGCCATCAGGGGGAGATTTTGAAACATACCTGCAGAGTGTAAAGGCTCAGTCGGAGGCGTTCCGCAGTAGCA GACTGTCCTCTGAGACAAATCTAGTGACTCCTAACACCGAGAGCAGCTGGGATTTCACCTGCAGAACTCGCTCCACTAATGACGATGCCACCTCGCTTGACCTCGAGTGGGAGGATGAGGAGG GTATGAATCGGACAGGTGCTGCATGGGAGCGATCCAAGACAGAGGAGGACATCCTGCGTGCTGCACTCGGTCCCACTGGTAAAGCGCTGGGCAGTGGACCAACCTCTGCTTCGGAGGACTCCAACGCTCTGGAATGGGAGAATGACTTTGTCAGTGCACATGCTGAAGACAGTAGTGAGCAATTTGATGAGGAGTTTGAGGGATTTGTTAATCCAGTTCTGGACACTCCATCTGAGGCAGAGTCTAATGCTGACCAGCAGGACAGATAA
- the ap1ar gene encoding AP-1 complex-associated regulatory protein isoform X5 — translation MGTCWTQCTEIFRREATRIQRGGGGSKYFRRGTTGEHYTIEFENLVESDEGESSQSCARPISEEEIGHLKEQRYTAIADKQTLIDEKLNAELVAQEEKLRLEEEALVTAQREAARLTKERKLKEQQLAQKRCEAEGISSHRKHRPSGGDFETYLQSVKAQSEAFRSSSMNRTGAAWERSKTEEDILRAALGPTGKALGSGPTSASEDSNALEWENDFVSAHAEDSSEQFDEEFEGFVNPVLDTPSEAESNADQQDR, via the exons ATGGGGACCTGCTGGACTCAGTGCACTGAGATATTCAGGAGAGAAGCCACCAGGATccagagaggaggaggagg GTCTAAGTACTTTAGACGGGGCACAACTGGAGAACATTATACAATAGAG tttgAGAATCTTGTGGAGAGCGATGAG ggtGAGAGTTCCCAAAGTTGTGCCAG GCCCATCAGTGAGGAGGAGATTGGCCATCTGAAGGAACAGCGCTATACTGCTATTGCCGATAAGCAGACACTGATTGATGAGAAGCTGAATGCAGAG TTAGTGGCACAAGAGGAGAAGTTAAGGCTAGAAGAGGAGGCTTTAGTCACAGCTCAGCGCGAGGCTGCCAGGCTCACAAAGGAGCGAAAGCTAAAGGAG CAGCAGCTTGCACAGAAGAGATGCGAAGCAGAGGGCATCAGCTCACACCGAAAACA cagGCCATCAGGGGGAGATTTTGAAACATACCTGCAGAGTGTAAAGGCTCAGTCGGAGGCGTTCCGCAGTAGCA GTATGAATCGGACAGGTGCTGCATGGGAGCGATCCAAGACAGAGGAGGACATCCTGCGTGCTGCACTCGGTCCCACTGGTAAAGCGCTGGGCAGTGGACCAACCTCTGCTTCGGAGGACTCCAACGCTCTGGAATGGGAGAATGACTTTGTCAGTGCACATGCTGAAGACAGTAGTGAGCAATTTGATGAGGAGTTTGAGGGATTTGTTAATCCAGTTCTGGACACTCCATCTGAGGCAGAGTCTAATGCTGACCAGCAGGACAGATAA
- the ap1ar gene encoding AP-1 complex-associated regulatory protein isoform X3 has product MGTCWTQCTEIFRREATRIQRGGGGSKYFRRGTTGEHYTIEFENLVESDEGESSQSCARPISEEEIGHLKEQRYTAIADKQTLIDEKLNAELVAQEEKLRLEEEALVTAQREAARLTKERKLKEQLAQKRCEAEGISSHRKHRPSGGDFETYLQSVKAQSEAFRSSRLSSETNLVTPNTESSWDFTCRTRSTNDDATSLDLEWEDEEGMNRTGAAWERSKTEEDILRAALGPTGKALGSGPTSASEDSNALEWENDFVSAHAEDSSEQFDEEFEGFVNPVLDTPSEAESNADQQDR; this is encoded by the exons ATGGGGACCTGCTGGACTCAGTGCACTGAGATATTCAGGAGAGAAGCCACCAGGATccagagaggaggaggagg GTCTAAGTACTTTAGACGGGGCACAACTGGAGAACATTATACAATAGAG tttgAGAATCTTGTGGAGAGCGATGAG ggtGAGAGTTCCCAAAGTTGTGCCAG GCCCATCAGTGAGGAGGAGATTGGCCATCTGAAGGAACAGCGCTATACTGCTATTGCCGATAAGCAGACACTGATTGATGAGAAGCTGAATGCAGAG TTAGTGGCACAAGAGGAGAAGTTAAGGCTAGAAGAGGAGGCTTTAGTCACAGCTCAGCGCGAGGCTGCCAGGCTCACAAAGGAGCGAAAGCTAAAGGAG CAGCTTGCACAGAAGAGATGCGAAGCAGAGGGCATCAGCTCACACCGAAAACA cagGCCATCAGGGGGAGATTTTGAAACATACCTGCAGAGTGTAAAGGCTCAGTCGGAGGCGTTCCGCAGTAGCA GACTGTCCTCTGAGACAAATCTAGTGACTCCTAACACCGAGAGCAGCTGGGATTTCACCTGCAGAACTCGCTCCACTAATGACGATGCCACCTCGCTTGACCTCGAGTGGGAGGATGAGGAGG GTATGAATCGGACAGGTGCTGCATGGGAGCGATCCAAGACAGAGGAGGACATCCTGCGTGCTGCACTCGGTCCCACTGGTAAAGCGCTGGGCAGTGGACCAACCTCTGCTTCGGAGGACTCCAACGCTCTGGAATGGGAGAATGACTTTGTCAGTGCACATGCTGAAGACAGTAGTGAGCAATTTGATGAGGAGTTTGAGGGATTTGTTAATCCAGTTCTGGACACTCCATCTGAGGCAGAGTCTAATGCTGACCAGCAGGACAGATAA
- the ap1ar gene encoding AP-1 complex-associated regulatory protein isoform X7: MGTCWTQCTEIFRREATRIQRGGGGSKYFRRGTTGEHYTIEFENLVESDEGESSQSCARPISEEEIGHLKEQRYTAIADKQTLIDEKLNAELVAQEEKLRLEEEALVTAQREAARLTKERKLKEQQLAQKRCEAEGISSHRKQPSGGDFETYLQSVKAQSEAFRSSSMNRTGAAWERSKTEEDILRAALGPTGKALGSGPTSASEDSNALEWENDFVSAHAEDSSEQFDEEFEGFVNPVLDTPSEAESNADQQDR; this comes from the exons ATGGGGACCTGCTGGACTCAGTGCACTGAGATATTCAGGAGAGAAGCCACCAGGATccagagaggaggaggagg GTCTAAGTACTTTAGACGGGGCACAACTGGAGAACATTATACAATAGAG tttgAGAATCTTGTGGAGAGCGATGAG ggtGAGAGTTCCCAAAGTTGTGCCAG GCCCATCAGTGAGGAGGAGATTGGCCATCTGAAGGAACAGCGCTATACTGCTATTGCCGATAAGCAGACACTGATTGATGAGAAGCTGAATGCAGAG TTAGTGGCACAAGAGGAGAAGTTAAGGCTAGAAGAGGAGGCTTTAGTCACAGCTCAGCGCGAGGCTGCCAGGCTCACAAAGGAGCGAAAGCTAAAGGAG CAGCAGCTTGCACAGAAGAGATGCGAAGCAGAGGGCATCAGCTCACACCGAAAACA GCCATCAGGGGGAGATTTTGAAACATACCTGCAGAGTGTAAAGGCTCAGTCGGAGGCGTTCCGCAGTAGCA GTATGAATCGGACAGGTGCTGCATGGGAGCGATCCAAGACAGAGGAGGACATCCTGCGTGCTGCACTCGGTCCCACTGGTAAAGCGCTGGGCAGTGGACCAACCTCTGCTTCGGAGGACTCCAACGCTCTGGAATGGGAGAATGACTTTGTCAGTGCACATGCTGAAGACAGTAGTGAGCAATTTGATGAGGAGTTTGAGGGATTTGTTAATCCAGTTCTGGACACTCCATCTGAGGCAGAGTCTAATGCTGACCAGCAGGACAGATAA
- the ap1ar gene encoding AP-1 complex-associated regulatory protein isoform X2 yields the protein MGTCWTQCTEIFRREATRIQRGGGGSKYFRRGTTGEHYTIEFENLVESDEGESSQSCARPISEEEIGHLKEQRYTAIADKQTLIDEKLNAELVAQEEKLRLEEEALVTAQREAARLTKERKLKEQQLAQKRCEAEGISSHRKQPSGGDFETYLQSVKAQSEAFRSSRLSSETNLVTPNTESSWDFTCRTRSTNDDATSLDLEWEDEEGMNRTGAAWERSKTEEDILRAALGPTGKALGSGPTSASEDSNALEWENDFVSAHAEDSSEQFDEEFEGFVNPVLDTPSEAESNADQQDR from the exons ATGGGGACCTGCTGGACTCAGTGCACTGAGATATTCAGGAGAGAAGCCACCAGGATccagagaggaggaggagg GTCTAAGTACTTTAGACGGGGCACAACTGGAGAACATTATACAATAGAG tttgAGAATCTTGTGGAGAGCGATGAG ggtGAGAGTTCCCAAAGTTGTGCCAG GCCCATCAGTGAGGAGGAGATTGGCCATCTGAAGGAACAGCGCTATACTGCTATTGCCGATAAGCAGACACTGATTGATGAGAAGCTGAATGCAGAG TTAGTGGCACAAGAGGAGAAGTTAAGGCTAGAAGAGGAGGCTTTAGTCACAGCTCAGCGCGAGGCTGCCAGGCTCACAAAGGAGCGAAAGCTAAAGGAG CAGCAGCTTGCACAGAAGAGATGCGAAGCAGAGGGCATCAGCTCACACCGAAAACA GCCATCAGGGGGAGATTTTGAAACATACCTGCAGAGTGTAAAGGCTCAGTCGGAGGCGTTCCGCAGTAGCA GACTGTCCTCTGAGACAAATCTAGTGACTCCTAACACCGAGAGCAGCTGGGATTTCACCTGCAGAACTCGCTCCACTAATGACGATGCCACCTCGCTTGACCTCGAGTGGGAGGATGAGGAGG GTATGAATCGGACAGGTGCTGCATGGGAGCGATCCAAGACAGAGGAGGACATCCTGCGTGCTGCACTCGGTCCCACTGGTAAAGCGCTGGGCAGTGGACCAACCTCTGCTTCGGAGGACTCCAACGCTCTGGAATGGGAGAATGACTTTGTCAGTGCACATGCTGAAGACAGTAGTGAGCAATTTGATGAGGAGTTTGAGGGATTTGTTAATCCAGTTCTGGACACTCCATCTGAGGCAGAGTCTAATGCTGACCAGCAGGACAGATAA